DNA sequence from the Luteolibacter arcticus genome:
CAGCCGCCACGCGACGAAGTAGCCGGCCTCGAAGAGGGCAAACAGGAGGAGAGTTCTGACAGGATCGAGAAACCCGCTGGCGACGGGGACCACGCAGGCTAGGCGGAAGATGACGAAGAGATACCACGTGGGCATCGGGGCATCGTAGGTGAACTGCGGACCCGCGAGCAGGGAGAAGAGGGTGGTGATCGCGGGGTCTGCGGTCATGTGACGGCAGGGATTTCCTGCCTCTACCTGTATAGATGGCGCGCGGTGGTTTTCAAGGCGGGATCCTAGGGGGCCGCGGGGTGTTGCGGGCGTGGCTGGAATCCCCTTCGGGATTCGTTGTGCGACTTCGTGGTCCGGTGGTCTTTGTCGCTGCGCGACTGCGACGCACCGGCTACTGGCGGGGATCCCTCCGGGATCATGCAGGGCGGAGCATGGATCTGTAAGAAGTTGATCGAGGGCGCCGTCGGAAGCGTGCTTGGAAAGATCGATGGTGATGAAAGCGAACCGCGACCGATTCGTTTCGTTTCACACGAGGGTCTCGAAGAACGCCCTATCGATCGCGATGTAGTCGCGGAGGCAGGTAGGGCATTTCAGTTCATCGATCGCATATTCGGCCGAGTAGTCGGCTTCCTCTGCGAAGGCGCTCAGGCGAGGGTAGAGGAGAAAGGAGCTGCCTTTCATCCAGTCGCGCAGTTCCGGATCGGCATCCAGGGCGGCGTCGAACTCGGGATCCGGCTCGATGCGCCGGGTGATGACCGGCTGGGTGTGGGTGGGCCGGGAGTCGAGGATGAGGTGATATTGGTTGTCCGGGCCGGCCTTGGAAGTGGTGACCCTCACCTTGTCGCGGTGAAGCGAATCGGGGAAACGGCGGACGAGGGCATCGAGTCGCAGTAGCATGTCCCTTTCGTGATTCCACTCGAGCTCGTGGGATCGTTCGACGATGCCGTGCAGGGTGGCCTCGCCGGGCGTTGCGATCGTGGCGGTGTATCCGCACGCGGGGCAATAGATGGGAAGCGTGGCCTGGTGCCGTGCCGCTCTGAGTGGGTCTGCGATCATCGGGTGGAGCTCCGGGTGGAGGTGGAGTGGATGATGCGAGTCTTGCGAGGATGCGTAGGCCTGCCAATGGGTTTCGTTTTCGCGGGGTGGGCCGGCAGGCGTCCGCGGGGTGATGCGGGGTGATGCGGGCGTGGCTGGAATGCCCTCCGGGATTCGTTGTGCGACTTCGTGGTCCGGTGGTCTTCGTCGCTGCGCGACTGCGACGCACCGGCTACTGGCTGGGATCCCTCCGGGATCATGCAGGGCGGAGCATGGAGACAGGTTTGCGGCCGGTGGGCGCGTCTGTTAGAAAAGGCGCAGGGTAGGGTGGACCGCTTGCGGATTCCTCAGAGGGCGGAGAGGGATGCCTTGTCAGGCGTTGCCGCGCAGTGGTGCCTCGGTAAACGAGAAGGTGAGCCTGCTGGTGTGGCCGGTGTGGAGAGGATGATCGCTGCCGCGGGATGGCTTGGGGGCGGCGGCTGGGGTGATGGGGGCGGTGGAGCCGACGCGGTCGCTGTGGTTGGCGCTGGCTTTGGCGCTGGCGTTGTCGAGCGCGTGATCGCATGGGGATGCGAGGCCGGCAGCCGGGGCGGGCGCGGTCTGGCAGGCGATGGCGCTGCCGGGTTCGCGGTCGACGATGTTAGAGAGGACTTCTTCCAACATGCGGGCACGGCGTTCCCAGCCCATGGCGAGGGCGCAGCGAAGTCGCTGGCGAAGGACGGGGCTGGTAAATCTCAGTCGCGGGGGGAGGTCATCGATTGCCTTCCACGCGGCTTCGAGGTTGCCAGACTTGATGAGGGCATCCACGGGCATATCACGGTTCTTCGTTTGAAAAGGTGATGGGGGTTTTGCATCCGGATTGGCGGGGAGTTTCTCACGGAATCGTTGGTTTTCAAGATTCGAGGATTACGGGATCGCGTAGGGGGTGGATTGGGGGATTGGGGGATTGGGTGATTGGGGGATTGGGTGATTGGGGGATTGGGAGATTGAGAAATTGAGAAATTGAGAAATTGAGAAATTGGGGGAGTGAGAGATTGGGTGAGGAAGTGCCGGGTGATCAGTGATCGGTGATCGGTGATCGGTGAAAAGCCAAAGGCACGGGGGATGGGCGGGAAGGAACCGCGGAGGCGCGGGGGTCGCAGGGAGAGCGCGGAGGTGGGGGATGGTGCGGAGGGCTTAATGGGGAGGCGGGAGTGGCGATTCGTTGCGGAGTTCGCCCTGCCGGAATGGCGCAGCGATTTCGCTACGAGGCGGGTGGTGGCGGGAGGGCTTCGGTCTCACTTGGGGAGGGTGGGCTGCTTTTTGGTGAAGTGTGGACTGCGTGGGGTGAGGCGGGGCGCGGGGACCATTCAGCGGGCCAGCGGCCCGCGCCCCCAGCGGGGGAGCGGGGCAAGGTGCATGAAGGCCCGGCAATTTGCTTGGTCTGCGCGGGTGAGGGCGCGTGCGGAACGACGGTGTGCCGGGCATTTTTGCTTTGGCATCGGGTTTGCGATTTGGGGGGAGGCAATGAAGCCGATTTGAACAATCATGAAAACCAAGGACGAAGAACTGAAGGACGCGCGCAATGAAGACCCGATCACTGGCGAACCCGGAAGCCATCCGGTGGGCGTGGGTGTGGGGACGGCGGCGGGTGCCGCGGCAGGCGGCGCGATGGGCGCGATCGGCGGACCGGTAGGTGCCGCTGTGGGTGCCGTGGTCGGCGGGATCGCCGGGGCGATCGCGGGCAAGGCTGGCGGCGAGGCGGTGAATCCTACGGTGGAGGATGCCTACTGGCGCGAGCATCACGGGGAGCAGGCATTCGTGGATGCCGACTCCGATCTCACGTATGAGGACTACGCGCCTGCCTACCGCGTGGGCTACAGCGGGCCGGCACGTCATCGGACGGACTTCGATTCGGCCGATAGCGCGCTGCGCTCGGATTGGGAGGCGCAGAAGGGCGCGTCGAAGCTCAATTGGGAGCGGGCGAAGCATGCGGCCCGCGCGGGCTGGCACCGGGTGGAGTCGCGTCTTCCCGGTGATGCGGACAAGGATGGGATCTGACTCGATTGATGCGATCCTGTGGTTGCGCGGGCACGGCCGGAAGCGGCGTGCCCGCATTCCATTCCATTCTACTCCATTCCATTTCTCTCTACGATTTCTGCGCTGCGATGAAGATGAATGACGGATCTAACAGGTCAGGGGCGGCGAGCGAGGGTTTCACGGTCTGGCAACGGGCGGCGAACCTGGCGGCGGAGTTTCATGAGGGGTCGTGCTGTCCGGGCACGGAGACGCCTTACATCATTCATCCGTGCCGGGTGGCGCTGCTGGTGAGCAGTGTCTTCGGATGCGATGATCCGGAGGTGCTGGCGGCGGCGTTGTTGCACGATGTGCTGGAGAAGACGCGGTGCGATCGGCCGACGCTGGCGGTGGCGATGGGGAGCACGATCTCGGAATGGGTGGAGTGGCTTTCGAAGGATCCGCAGGGGAGCAAGGAGCGCTATTGGGAGCGCCTGCACGTGGCGCCATGGCAGGTGCGGATGATCAAGATGGCGGACGCGCTGGATCACCTGAATGGGCCGGCCGAGTATCTCGCGGACCGGCTGAAGGCGGCGCGGAAGGCGGTGGCGCTGGGGGATTCGAGTTCGCCGGAGCCGTTGTTGCAGCGGGCGAGGGAGGTGTTGGGGAGGGAAATTGAGAGGTTGGAGATTGGGTGAATTGGGAGATTGGGGAGATTGGGGTGATTGGGGAAAGTGCCCGGTGATCAGTGATCAGTGAAAGGCATCGGGGATGGTGATGATGCGCGAGGA
Encoded proteins:
- a CDS encoding HD domain-containing protein, translated to MKMNDGSNRSGAASEGFTVWQRAANLAAEFHEGSCCPGTETPYIIHPCRVALLVSSVFGCDDPEVLAAALLHDVLEKTRCDRPTLAVAMGSTISEWVEWLSKDPQGSKERYWERLHVAPWQVRMIKMADALDHLNGPAEYLADRLKAARKAVALGDSSSPEPLLQRAREVLGREIERLEIG